One window from the genome of Podospora pseudocomata strain CBS 415.72m chromosome 6, whole genome shotgun sequence encodes:
- a CDS encoding hypothetical protein (EggNog:ENOG503P0F9; COG:G), with amino-acid sequence MRAPHGIFAALSAGLSLSSAAACSKQGLLLVSSYPFESSPGEIVKGGVTTLKLGNKGLEQVGEISSICGTNPSWQTLVGGDQYYCINENFDDGPGAFTSAKVNTDGTLAFVGNSSTPGGPVHIALFGENGERAITSNFASSSLDVFNIENPAKLQSLDNKPFPPRADNETITSRPHQAVVDPTGGFVVIPDLSVDLLHIFSIDQTALTLTELPAHPFGNGTGPRHAAFLKSGDKTFLYVIAEKKVSILGFEVSYGTNSLTLSEKFNIRTDGSENAPAEGSSGAEITISPDNKFLTVSTRNETTLEYTSVADGTKIPSDALNTFSIDPATGELTHVQSAPAGGSFPRHFSFNKDGSLVAVACGGENRVNVFERDVGTGMIGKAVGERVLTTQVNHVIFKE; translated from the exons ATGAGAGCCCCACACGGCATCTTTGCTGCCTTGTCGGCCGGCCTCTCATTATCATCCGCAGCCGCTTGTTCAAAGcaaggtcttcttcttgtgtcTTCATACCCGTTCGAGTCTTCCCCAGGAGAGATTGTCAAGGGAGGAGTTACGACACTGAAGCTGGGAAACAAGGGCCTAGAGCAGGTCGGCGAAATCTCGTCCATCTGCGGTACTAACCCTTCATGGCAAACACTCGTTGGAGGCGATCAATATTATTGCATCAATGAGAACTTCGACGACGGCCCTGGCGCTTTTACCTCAGCTAAGGTGAATACGGACGGCACTCTCGCTTTTGTGGGAAACAGTTCTACGCCTGGAGGCCCAGTGCATATTGCTCTCTTTGGTGAGAATGGGGAGAGAGCTATCACCTCCAACTT TGCATCATCCTCTCTCGACGTCTTCAACATTGAGAACCCAGCCAAGCTGCAATCCTTGGACAACAAACCTTTTCCCCCACGGGCTGACAACGAAACCATCACTTCCAGGCCTCACCAAGCAGTTGTTGATCCCACTGGTGGATTCGTTGTCATCCCCGATCTCTccgtcgacctcctccataTCTTCAGCATCGACCAAACTGCGCTGACACTCACAGAGCTG CCGGCACACCCCTTCGGGAACGGAACCGGGCCTCGTCACGCTGCCTTCCTCAAGTCAGGCGACAAGACCTTCCTCTACGTCATCGCCGAAAAGAAGGTCTCCATCCTCGGGTTCGAAGTCTCTTACGGCACCAACAGCTTGACATTGTCGGAGAAATTCAACATCAGAACCGACGGCAGCGAGAACGCACCGGCCGAAGGCTCCTCCGGTGCTGAAATTACCATCTCT CCTGACAACAAATTCCTCACCGTCTCAACTCGCAACGAGACCACGCTAGAATACACCTCCGTTGCCGACGGCACAAAGATTCCGTCTGACGCCCTGAACACCTTTTCCATCGACCCTGCCACTGGGGAGTTGACTCATGTCCAGAGTGCCCCGGCCGGTGGCTCGTTCCCGAGACATTTCAGCTTCAACAAGGACGGGAgtctggttgctgttgcttgcGGGGGAGAGAATAGGGTTAATGTCTTTGAGAGGGATGTTGGGACGGGGATGATTGGGaaggcggtgggggagagggttttgACGACGCAGGTTAATCATGTTATATTCAAAGAGTAA